The sequence ATCGGAGCAGGCGTTCCGTGACGCAAGGATGCGATAGGCAGGTATGCATGGTACGCATCTGCTTCCACGGGTGCAAAAGCCGCACCTCTCTGCATTCCGAAGAGCACATGAAATGGGAGTCTGGCAATGCGAAGGGCTAAGTGCGAAAAGGAGAATGTGAATGGTCGATTGTGGATTGAGGATAGTGAATTGGACCGATCTTTCGGGCGTGATGCAGTCCTCCGCCTCCGGAGTCTTGATTGTTTGTCGTCGGTGGTTCGTGGTCTATGGGATTGGCTTCTAAGCGCGCAGATACGTTTGAACGTTTGCCACCCGATCGTGCCTCCACCAGATCGCCGTAACTCTCAATCCCTAATCCGCAATCCCAAATACGTAATCCTCAATCCTTAATCCGTAACCCCTAACCCAAAATCCCCAATCCTTAATTCGCAATCCCCAACGTCTCAACGAATCAACGTTCTAACGTTGTAACGCAAAAATGCCAGGCCCGACCGGGGCACCCCCGACCGGACCTGGCAATCCCTTCGCACTTCAAATTTCGCACTTCGCACTAGAAGCTGTATTGCATCCGGCCGAAGACGGCCAGGCCGAGCTCCGGTGCACCGGCGAATTCTCTGTGCTCATTGTTGAGGATATTCTTGCCTGTGACGTCGACGCGCAGACCCGGGATCGACTGCACCTTGTAGCCCATGCGGGCGTCGAGCAGGAAATACGAGTCCACGGACCCGACGTACGGTCCGGTTTCCACCGGGAAGCCTTCGACGTAGTTACCGGTCATCCCAAACGAGAAGCCGTTGTCGAAGCGGTAATCGAACCCGCTCTTGAATTTGAACGCCGGAGCATTGAGCGCGAGGCTCAACGACGTGTTGGTCTCGTCGAGCTCTTCGTTGTCGAAGAAGTCATCGCTCAGGAACGACGTGTTCGCGAAAATGGCGAACGCATCCGTTGCCTGCAGTGTCACGGAGATATCGGTACCGTAGTACGACACCTCACCGAAGTTGCGGTAGCTGAGGAAGCCACCCACCTCATTGCCCGCACCGCCGCCGGGAAGGACTTCCTGATCCGGTTGGATGATGCCGGTCGGCGTGTCACCCAAACCATTTCCAACGACCCCACCCAGAAGGTCGGCAACGTCCCCGGGAGCAAGGCCACTATTCGCCAAATCGTTTAGTAGGCTTTGCACCGTACCATCGCTCGTCGTGCCAAAAATCTCATCCAGTTCGCCGGCAACATCAGCCGTCAGTCCCTGTGCCTGCAGGTACGCGAGCGGGCTTTCGATCACCAGCGGACCGACGAAGTCTTTTTTCGTCTCGTAGTACCCGTCGATCTGCACGATGAGTCGATCAGAGACAATACCCTTGTAGCCGACCTCAAAGGTCTGCGTCGTCGTCTGTTCAATCGGAGCGATATCAACCGGCCCATCGACGACCGAGTAGCCCTGTGCACTGGCATCCGGAATTCCAAACACTACGGCCTCGCCGTTTTCGTTCACCGTGCGACCGCCGAAGAAGCCAAGTCGGTTGGGCTCCTGGGCCATGTAGCCGAAGAGCGATCCGAGAAGACCAATTTGCTGTGACGTCAGACCCGCACCGGATAGCTGTTGCTGCACTCCCTGTGTAAACTGCCCCGTCTGCGGATTCAGGGATCCCTGCGCAACTGCAGCATAATACGGCAGGAGAGGCAGATTATTCACGTCCAGATTCAGCCCGAAGAATCCCTGAACTGGAAACGAGTACTTGATCTCATTCGACTGGCGGAAATTGTCGAACGTGTACCCGTCTGCCGCGCCGAGCCCCCGGAAAACAAGGTCAAACCCACCGGGCAGCGGCTGCCGCTGTGCTTCTACGTCGAGGAAAAGCGAGTTGGTACCGGGCGAGGAAAACGAACGGTTGTAGCTTCCTCGCAACGTGTTCGTCGGCGTCGCCTTGTAGACCAGCGCGACACGCGGCGACAGTTGCACCTCCTCCACCACGTTGTTGTAATCGGCGCGAGCGGCGAGCGTGAGTGCAAATTTCTCGCTCAGATCCGTCGTCGTCTGCGTATATGCGCCGTACTCCTGAATCAGATCGTCGTCTTCGTTTCGCCCGACGATCTGACTGTTCGTTCGCGGCACCGTGATGTCACTGTCGGCACCAATAATAACCTGCGTGCTGATCGATGAGGCGCTGAAGTCATACTGAATCTGGTTGTTATACTGCACGCTCTGGTCGCGCACCAGGTTGCCGCCACCGTACACGTAGGTGTCGGGGCCGCCGTCGTTGACGTTGATGTACGACTGCGCGAAGAGCCCGCCCGACTGTACGCGCAACTGGCCATAGTAGTAGCCGAATCCTTCCGCCTGCAGCGTACCGATCCCGGACTGCACAGCACCCGTCAGTTCGGCGTAGCCACCATTGAGCGAGATCGTCGTATTGTCGCCCGGCTGGTACTGCAGCAGGCCGTTCACATTGACCTTGCTGTAGATGTCCTCGCGACGGAGCCGGGCTGCGTCTGCCTGACCGTCGCCATCCGTATCGATGCGATCGAAGCTGCGCCCCTCGAGTGCCGGATCATCCAGGTCCTGGTACACGCGGTAGCGGGAAATCTCGAGCGAGTCTGGGCGATCGTTGATGTCAAGCTCCCAGTCCTCGGCGCGGGCGTACTGCCCCGTGACCTTATAGCCCCAGTTATCGCTGAACGTACCGGCGTGGCGGAACTGCCCCCCGAAGAACTGACGCGACCCACCCGATACCGCGACGGTCGTGCCGGGATAGTTGAACGGGTCCTTCGTGAAGTAGTGAATCACGCCGCTGTCGACGCCTGGTCCGTACAGCGCTGACCCCGGTCCGCGCACGACCTCCACGCGCTCGACGTCGACCGTCATATTGGGCATGATGCTGTGCACGTTCACGCCGAGCGAGGGAACCGACGCCTGCCGATAGTCGGTCAGCACGAACGCGGAGCCGCTGAACGCCTCGTTGAATCCACGAAGCACCACCTCGCGCCGGTCGATGCCGGTCTGCGCCATGTCGACACCTGGCGTGGCGCGGAGCACTTCCACCGACGAGGTCGACACCGTCGCCTCGATCTCATCCGGCTGCAGCACCGAAATAGAGGCCGGCGCATCCAGTATCTTCTCCTGACGACGCGACGCCGAGACGACGACCTGATCCAGGCTGGCCGTCTGAATCTTGAGCGCCACAGCGAGCTCGGCCATCTCGCCCTCTTCGACTGTCACCGGCAGCTCCTGCGACTGGTAGCCCACGAAACGAAACTCCACCAGGTACCGACCGGGATCGATACCGGAGATCGAGTAGGTGCCATCGGGATTGGTGGCGGTGCCGCGGACGATGTCGGGCGAACCTTCTGCTCGAACGGCAATGTTGGCGCCAACCAGCGGCGATCGGTCGTCGGCGTCACGAACCATGCCCTCGATTCCGGTTTGCTGGGCATAAGCGATGTCAGGGGCACCGGCCATCCAGAGGAGCAGCACCAACGCTGCGAGCCACGGGGGGACGAAGGGGGTCAAACTCACGCGTGCGTTCATGTTTGCTAGTATCGAGGGGTCAATCAACGAATCCGGATTGTGGAGAAAAGCGCTTCCTGCTGACGTTTCGATTCGGAAATATCGCTACAGGAAACGGGCAGACGTGGGTATGTAGGGAAGCGAATGAAATGCGTAATTCACCATGCGACCGCACGACACAATCTTAGTGACGGCGACAACTCTATGTACGAAATGAGAACTCCACAATCAAAGAAACGTGAAGATTCTCCCGGTGTCCGAGCACGACCACCATTCGTTTTGCCACGATGATGGGCGTTTAGATGGAGCACGGATGAACACGATCAAGCTTTGAGGGATCCAGGTCGCCCGTAAAGGTGTGGAGGATCAACCCGGGTCTTTCTGGACCATTCTCTAAAAGAAAGGCCCCCCGGAAATGAACACACTGGATAGCGCCACAGAGGACCGCTCCCGCCACGCGATAAAGTTCCTTCCCAACCCAGCGCCGAGGGTCGATTCGTTTTGTCATTGCCAACGGCGCACGCTGCTTTTCACCGAACCGGCAACGTACGTCGGAGCAGCCGAACGACGTTGCCGCCCATAATCCGACGGATTTCGCTTTCGGAAAACCCTTCTTCCAGTAATGCGTCCGTCAATACAGAGAGTCCGCCCGCATCGAATGGGGGAGTGACCGTCCCATCGAAGTCGCTTCCGAGGGCGACATGCTCCACGCCGACGAGATCGGCAACATGACGCATTGCTCGCGCAATCGCAGATGGATCGGTGCTGCACACGACCGACGGCCACGTCCCGACGCCAATCACACCATCTCGGGCGGCGATGGCGCGAATCTGCCGATCCGACAGGTTGCGCGGCGTATCGCACGTGGCACGGACGCCGGTATGTGACACAACAACCGGGCGATCGGTCATCGCCAGAACCTCGTCGATCACCTCTGTCGAGGCATGCGCCAGGTCGATGAGAAGCTTCCGCTCCTCCAGCCTCCGCACGACCGAGCGGCCGAACGGCGTCAGTCCTCCCTTCTCCATTCCGGTCGCCGATCCGCCAAGTCCATTGTCGTGCAGGTGAAGCAGGCCCATCATCCGGAAGCCGGCATCGGCCAGCACGTCCACGTTGTCGATATCTCCCTCCAGCGCGTGCAATCCCTCGATCGCGAGGATACCAGCAACCCGGTTCGGCTCATCAACCCGGGCCATCATGGCGTTCTCCAGATCTGCCTGCGTGCGAACGATGGTGAGCTTATCGCCAGAGCGGTCGGCAAAGTCATGCAGGCGCTTGGACTGATAGAGCGCGCGCTGCAGTAGACTCGTCCACGTCCCGATCGGCCACCGCTGGGCGGCCACGAGGTAGGTGATTTGATCCGAATCGGACGGCGTGCCCTGGTAGCTTCCCGTCGGCACCTTCGTCACGACCGAAAAGGTCTGGAGTCCGACATTTCCGGTTTGAAGCCGATCCAGATCTGAGTGGCCCCGCTCGTACGACGACAGCAGATCTCGATTCCAGAGTAGAAAATCGTTGTGGAGGTCCGCCACCATGAGACGCTCGTGCAATGCCTTACCGGCATCCGACGCCCGAAACGGTGGCTCAACACTTGTATCGTTGTACCGCGCATCGACGAGCGGCGCGACGACGAAGAAAAACCCGATGACAGCCAGAAGCAGAAGGACGGAAACGACGTACGCAGCAACTCGAAGCATAGACATTTTTCGGCATCGTCCGGGGCTCACGCGAAAACGAGTGGTTTCGCGAACATACCGCTTCTTTTCCTGAATTGCAGGTGTTGTACCACATCGACCCGTTAGTTCTGCATCGCCAGATCTGAAAGTGTCAGTCGACGAAGGGTGTAATACTCGACCCAGAAATTACGGAGCGTTTGCGCATATGCGCGCCGGGCCTGGTCTTTCTCACGCTGCGCGTTGAACAGGTCCGTGATGCTGATTTTACCGACCGTGTAGCGATTCCGAGACACCTCAAATCGGCGGCGCGCGACGGTCGCCGCCCGTTCCGCCGTCTGCACCTGATCGCGAAGCTGCTTCACGCGGAGCACCTGGAAGTACACCTCGTCCTCCAGCTCCTCGCGCTTCCGTTCGTTATCGATGCGCGTGCGCTCCAGCTCAGCCTCCGCCGCTTCCACGCCCTCGCTGCCCCGCCCCCAGCGGTACAGCGGCATGCGAAAACTGATGCCGAATTGCTGCTGATCCAGCGGATTCCGGTACGCATCGTCAAGGGATGGCGCCGACTGGTTGAGCCCGTATCGCGCGATGAGCGTTGCCGAGAATCCGGTGCGTCCCTTCGCCTCGGCGACGTCGCTCTGCGCCAGCACCATCCCCCGTTCGAGTTCGGCGAAATCCGGGCGTCGTGAGCGTGCCCGCTCCACGGCCACGTCCGGCGAAATCTCAACCGGGGGCAATTTTTCGGGCGGCCGAGCATGTGCTAGACTTCGCGCCTCCCTTCCAAGCGTGCGCTGAAGAGCCTGACGCGCCTGCTCGAGCTCGATCTGAGCCTCCTGCCGGGCGGTCTTCGCATTCAGCAACTCCAGCTCCGTCTGTAGCAGCTCGTTCTCGGCAATGCGTCCGATGTCGAATCGTCCCTGCGACAGCGTGTAGATCGTGTCGTTGACCGCCACGTTGAAGTCCGCAATCTCTGCGTTGATTTGCGCGATGTAGAGCGCGAAGTAGCGGTCGGCCGTGGTCACGGCTACGCGAGCGAGATCCTCATTGAGCGTCTTATTCGCGACCTCAAGCTGGAGCGGAGCGAGGCGGCGACCCCAGCGGTCGCTATTGTACTGAAAAAGCGGTTGCTCCAACCCAATCGAGAATGGCGATGTCTGCCACTGCTGGAAATTGGCACGGTCCCCAAACTGATTTACGCGGCTGAGCCCGGACCGAACGTTGATTTCCGTTCCGGTCCACGGGAGGACCTGCTCCAGGCTCAGGTTTGCTCTCGAAAAAGTCCGGCTCTGCTCAACGTAGCGGACGGAACCATCATCCTGAACGACGTCCGTAATGGATCGCTCAAGTCCCGGTGCGCTTCCGGTTAACGCAAGTGACGGAAGATAGGCAGCCTGCGTCGCGTTGAATTGCGCTTCATCTGATCGGTATGCCAGTCGAGCCGAGGCGGCAGCGGGGCTCTCCGACTGTGCGCGGGCGATGGCCGCCTGCAGCGAAAGGGAGTCGGACGATGCCGGACGTATCTCCGAGCGGAGGGAGGGCTGCTGTGCCCACCCGTTCACTACGCCGGGGAGAAGACAGACGAAGATGAGAACAGACACTCTCATATGAACCGGGACGAAGCGAATACGGGTAAACACGGGACGTTCGGGCATGCGCGGATGGTTTCGCGTGCCGACGTATTATTCGTGGCGAAGAGCGACCACCGGGTCACGCTCCGCGGCCCGCTTGGCAGGCAAGTAGCCGAACAGGAGCCCGACGCCAGCAGACACCACGAAGGCGAGAAGCACCGCGGGTAGCGTTACGATCGTCGGGATGTCGGTCGCAGCCTCGATGCCAACGCTAATAGCGATTCCGAGGCAAATGCCCACCACGCCGCCAATGCTCGAAATCGACAGCGCCTCGACCACGAACTGAACCGTGATATCCCACTGCGTCGCCCCGACGGCCCGACGAACTCCGATCTCACGGATGCGCTCCATCACCGACGCCAGCATGATGTTCATGATGCCGATGCCACCGACGATGAGCGAAATCGACGCAATGGCGGCGAGGACAACGTTGAAAACGGTTTGCGTGCGACGCTCCTGGGCAAGTAGTTGCTCGGGGACGACGACCTGGTAGTCGACGACATCATTGTGCCTTCGCTTCAACATACGATCGACCACCTCCGCTACAGGGCGAACGTATCCCGATCCCGCCGTGCGGACAACCAGCCGGTCGATCTGATGGCCGACCTCCATCTCCGCCCCTCGGTAGCCGCGCCGTTGCGCGAAACGGGTCGAGTTGGCATCGCGAGCGGCCGCCTCAAGATCGCGACGACTCAGGCGCGACCGGTCGACATACCGGGTAAGTAGCGTCGACAACGGCGTGTAGATATCGTAGTCGTAGTCGCGCAACCCCAGCGACTGCCGACTCTCTTTTGACAATCCCCGCGGCTGCATGACCCCGATCACGGTCAGCCAGATGTCACCCACCTTGATTCGTCCGCCGATCGCTTCCTCTTTGGGGAAAAACCGGGCTTTGACCTTCTGCCCGATGACGGCGACAGGTTTTGCGGTGCGAAGATGGTCGTCCGTAATGGCCGTTCCCTCCGCGACGTCAACCGACGAATGGAAGTATGCCGGCGTCACGCCCACGATCTTCGTCGTGCGTCGAATCCCCGCCTGAATGGCGGTCGTCTCGAAGACCGTTTCCGGACTGATGCTTTCCACCCCTGGCACGATGTCCTCGATGCTTCGAGCATCCGCAAGCGTGAGTCCGGGTGAGTAGGGGCGCGAGCCGTCTTCTTCTGCATCGTCCTCCGATACCGTGCCCTGCTCCTGCTCGACGATCGGCGTGACGATGACGTTCGTCGCTCCGAGAATGCGAATCTGCCGCAGGATCTCCTGCTCTGCGCCATGACCGATCGCGAGCATCGCGATGACCGAGCCCACCCCAAAGATGATACCGAGCGAGGTAAGAGCGGCGCGGAGCTTGTTTTGCGCGATGGCCTCGAACGCGTTCGTAACGTTGTACGTCAGTTTTTCTAGCACGACGAAGAGGGAAGCGTTGACTCAGTTCGGGAGGGACACGCTACCTGCTTCCGCCGGGGGGCGGCAGAGGAGAATTGACAAACAGCGCCCCGGTCCCCCCGCTGCCAGACCCATCGGCGGACGCCGAACGGGCGTCCTCAGAACGCGGTTGCGCAGCCTTCAATCGGTGAAGAGGCAAATCCGACGTATCCCGTGGGATGGAAAGAAAAATTCGATCCTTCGGCTGCACCCCCTGCTCGACGATGGCGCTGTTGTCGTTAATCAGTCCGACGTTCACTTCCTGGCGCACGACGCCGCTGCCTTCGCGGAGAAAAACATACGTCAGCGAGTCGCCCTCTGAATGCAGCGTTTCGATTGGGACGTGAAGCGCGCGCTCCCGCTGTGCGACCAGGATCGTGTTGCTCGTCGTCATCGCTGGGCGAAGCGTCGAGTCCGACCCGGCAATCTCAACGATGACCTCGAACACCTTCGCGTCGCTGTTTGGGCGCTGCTGACCGATGTTCGCTACTTTCGAGACCCGACCGGACAGCTTCTTGTCCGGATCGGCATCGAGCCCGATCGTGACCTGTTGCCCCGGCTGCAGCTTCTGAACGTCGACCTCGTTCACGAACGTCACCGACTCCATCACCGACAAATCCGGCAGCGTTGCCACGACCGGATCACCGTAGCGCGTGCTGCTTCCCTCCGTTACCTTATCGCCCTTCCAATCACGGTGATAGACAACCATTCCAGACGTGGGCGCACGGATCGTGAACTTGTTGCTCAACTCGTTCAATTGCTCCATCTGCCGCCGGTCTTCAAGCAACTCCGCCTCCACCTCGCGCATCGTCGCCTCCGCTCGCCGAACCTTCGTCTTATAATTGACCTGGGCCTTCTCATAATCGCGCTGCGCGCGCTCGTACTCGATCTCTGCCCGGCGCTGCACGGACGGGGCCTCGTACTGCGACTGCTCTTTATTTAACTTCGCCTCCTCCATCACAAACCGGAGGTCGACGATGGCATCACGAGCCTCGCTGAGGGTAAGCGTCGTATCCAACTGCGCCTGTTCGAACTTCGAACTTGACTTCTGGAGACTGAGCCGCGCCTCTTCCGTTTTCTCCTGCAGGGGCGAACGGTCCAGCTCTGCCACAAAATCTCCGGAATCAACCTCCGTTCCTTCATCTACAAGCTTCGCAATCTCCATTTCAAAAATACGAACCCGACTGGCCCCCGACGGGCCCTTGATCTGAACCGAGTTCTTCGCCTGGAGCTCACCGGTCGTCGTCACCTCCACACGAAAAGGTCCCACATCCGGCGTCGTAGTTAACGGCTTCGACACGACACCTTCGTCGCCCGTCCACCACCCAACGCCGACTAGCAGGACAAGCACCAAAAATCCGATTGCGTACGTACGTCTTTGCATCGGTCGTTCACGCGGCAACACGGGGGTAAAGATGGGAATGCGCACAGGACAGCGTCCCTCGCGCCGTCGTCAATACGCAGGCTATACATCGACAAGACTTCTGCCGAACGATACTCTGCCATGACCCGCCCACAATTTCGAGACGAGTTGAATAACACAATTAGCACAGCAGTCCTTCTGACAAGTATACCATATAAACGTTCCACAGAATCTTTCGGCTAAGCTCATACACTGTATGTATTTCTGAATAGAGCATTAGCGCACAATAAAATATCCAATCATCACTGCCCGCCGGGTAGACTTCTACGTAGTTTACTATGTCGAGGCGACAGGCTCTCCTTGCCGGACGGGTTCGGGTTGCGCGAGCTTGATCCAGCCTTCGGATACCGGCAGGAACTGGCAGAAAGACGCACGGGTTGGCGGACACGAACCTGTCGGCCTTCCCCCTCTCTCCCCGACGGGCCCCGGTTCGTTCCCGCTTTTCGTACAACTGTCCTTATGCGTCACGACTCGCTAGACGCCTCTCTCCCCGGTCAACGATTTAAAGTTGGAGACTGGACGGTGGAGCCGTTGCTCAACCAGGTGACCCGCAACGGAGAGAAGCATCGACTGGAGCCGAAGGTGATGGATGTGCTGTGCCTTCTGGCCTCCAAGGTGGGAGAAACGGTTACCAAAGAGGAGTTCATGGACGTCGTCTGGGCAGACACCGTCGTCACGCCCGACGTCCTCTCGCGCTGCATCTCGGAGCTCCGCAAGACCCTCGGCGATGATTCCCGAAATCCGAGGTATGTCGAAACGATTCGAAAGACCGGGTATCGCCTGATTGCCCCGGTCGAACCGCTCCCGTCGGATGCGTCGGATGCCACGTCCTCGTTTCGCACGGAAGAATCGGGCGTGGAAGAGCCCGACACACCGACGGACACAGCACGGAGAACCATCTCATCGATCAGCCGGCCACTTGCGTCGAGCGACTCGATTCTCACGTCGCCGCACACGTGGGTTGTCCTCGTGCTCGTCCTCATCGCTGCCGGCGTGATCGCATGGCGCGTGCTGCTCCCCGCCCCGCCAGCCGGCCCGCCGCCGCAGCCGACGCCGCTGACGAGCTTCCCCGGACAGGAGCTATACCCGGCGCTCTCCGCCGACGGCGAACGGACGATCTTCGCCTGGAATCGTGATGACGAGCCGACCGCCCTCTTCCTTCGTCAGGCCGGCGCGGAAACACCCCTTCAGCTGACAAACGGTCCACTCGACTGGTCACCCGCATGGTCACCCAACCGACGGTTCCTCGCCTTTGCCCGGGAAGAAAGCGGTCGAAACGGCGTGTTCGTGGTCCCATCCATCGGTGGTAGCGCGCGCCAGATTGCGGATCTCGGCGTTCGGGAGATCGACCGTGTGGCGTGGTCGCCGGACACCTCGGCCAATCATCTCGTTATTTCCGCTCAGATCGGCCCGTTTCGCCCGTACGCACTCTTTCTGGCCCCCCTCGACCGCGATACCCTCGTTCAGTTAACGTCGCCCCCAGCGCAGAGCCTCGGGGACCGGCACCCTGCCTTTTCTCCCGACGGTAAGCGCGTCGCCTTCACGCGTAGCCTTTCCACGCAGACGCAGGACACCTACCTGCTGTCGCTGTCGGACACGACCATTTCGCGCGTCACGCAGGATAGCTCGGTCATCACGGGACTGGACTGGCTGACCACAGATGAGCTCGTCATCGCTTCCCGCCGGGGTGGTTCGTCCGCCCTCTGGCGCGTTCCGCTGGACGGCGACGATCCGGCCTGGCTCACCGACGCCGGCGAAGGGGTCGATATTCTGCATCCATCGATCGCACGGGATGTCGGCCAGATTGCGTACGCGCGACAGATGCTGCATACCAACATCTGGTCGCTTCGTGGCACGTCGGCCGAGGCCCTGATCTCGTCAACGCAGTGGGACTCGCACCCTGACATTTCACCGGACGACGAGCACGTCGCGTTCGTATCCCAACGATCCGGGAGTCCGCAGGTCTGGACGGTGGCGGCCGACGGCGAGAGCCCGTCTCAACTCACCTCAATGCGTTCGACCGCCATCAGCACACCACGGTGGTCGCCTTCCGGAGAGAAGATCTGTTTCGTAGCGAGGGAAAACGGTCGGTCGAGTCTCTTCCTCGTTGATGCTGAGGGAGGACCTGTAACGCGTCTTACCTCGGCTGAAACGGTGGACCGGATGCCGCACTGGGGTCAAGATGGCCGGCACATCTACTTCAGTTCCGCACGCAAGGGTGCATGGTCCGTCTGGCGGATTCGCGTCGAGGACGGAACGATCCAGCGGGTGACTCCCTTTCCGGCACTCGCCGCGCAAGAGCATCCGGACGGTTCTTCGCTGTACGTCGTTCGCCCCGACACTCTTGGCATCTGGCGCTATCCGCTTCGCGAGACCGTTGTCGACACGGCGAGCTCCGATTCTCTCGCGGTCCCCTCCTCCATTCTCGACACGTCTGCAGCACCGATCCGTGTCGTCCCGGATTTTTCGCCACGCGAATACGCTAACTGGCGCGCTACGAATGTCGGGGTCGTTGCGCTCGATCGTTCCCGCGATCAGATCACCGTGCGGCGGTATCCTCCAGGCGGAGGTGAAGGCATCGTCCTCCACGTGCTGGGTCACGTCCCTGAACACCCGGCTCTGGCGGTATCACCCGACGCGCGATGGGTACTTCTTTCCCGTCACGACCAGCGGGAGAGTGATATCGTCTACCTCGATATGGACTCGGACGAGTAGAACAGCTCGCCCTTTTTGACCCGATTGCGACCGGCTCGCGGTTTCCTCTTTCTCCGCGACCGTTTCTTTATTCCAACATTCTAACCCGCGCTTACTCTTTCCTTAGAACCTTTAGGTTCATGAGGATTGCTACTGAATCTACTGAGCGCAGATTTAGGATGTCAGATCGCAAAAGTCTTAGGTCGGCGAAAAACGAATCATCAGGCGAATTACGGCAAACCATTCGGCCATCCTAAGAGCATATCCGCGAACGGCCCGGTTGCAATGAGCGACATCAAACGAGATATACCTGCAACACTCGTTCCGTCCTTCTACCGTACCGCTTATAGCGACCGTCATGCCTGCACATTCCGCATTGCAGTCCCGACTCACTTTATTCACCGCGTCACTGATCGCGACGATCGTAGCTGCGCTCGTCCTGCTGCCCGTCATGGCTCATGCACAGAACGAAGACGAGCCTCGTAAGGACCGGTCGAATCAAGCCACATCCGATGCTCGCATGCAAGATGCAGCACAATCGGGTACCAAGCCATTGCTTGAAACGCTTGAAGAGAAGCAGTCCTACAGCACGTTCGTCGATGCGATGAAATCGACCGGTCTTGCCAACGCGCTCAGCTCCGGCGGCCCGTACACCATCTTTGCACCGACTAACCAGGCGTTCCAATCGCTCGATACAGACCTGTCCAGCCTGAGCGACCAGGAGCTTGTCACGATTCTTCGTCGACACATCGTGGTCGGCAACGTACCATCCGGTAAGCTCAATGGGCAGTCGACGCTTCGCGTGACGACGGGCGATCAGCTTGCTATCGGTGAAAACGGTGCGACGGTCGGAGACGCCCGCATTGAAACGCCCGACATCAAAGCGACCAACGGCGTCGCGCACGGTATCGATAAGGTCCTGATGCCGGCGGCGAACGAAGGCGGAGAGCAGGTGCGTCGTCCGTCCGAGAAACCTCCGATGGATAAACCGGAGAAGCCCGAAGAAGACACGTCCACCGCTGGGACTCCGCCGATGATGAGCGACCTTCGGATGCCAGCTGTACGGATAGACACGACCGAAAAAGACACCACGGAGAAAGACACGACAGACACGACCGATGCCGTCATCGGCAGCATCGCCGTCGATCGTCAATCCCTTGCGGACGCCGGCTTGA comes from Longibacter salinarum and encodes:
- a CDS encoding efflux RND transporter periplasmic adaptor subunit, which codes for MQRRTYAIGFLVLVLLVGVGWWTGDEGVVSKPLTTTPDVGPFRVEVTTTGELQAKNSVQIKGPSGASRVRIFEMEIAKLVDEGTEVDSGDFVAELDRSPLQEKTEEARLSLQKSSSKFEQAQLDTTLTLSEARDAIVDLRFVMEEAKLNKEQSQYEAPSVQRRAEIEYERAQRDYEKAQVNYKTKVRRAEATMREVEAELLEDRRQMEQLNELSNKFTIRAPTSGMVVYHRDWKGDKVTEGSSTRYGDPVVATLPDLSVMESVTFVNEVDVQKLQPGQQVTIGLDADPDKKLSGRVSKVANIGQQRPNSDAKVFEVIVEIAGSDSTLRPAMTTSNTILVAQRERALHVPIETLHSEGDSLTYVFLREGSGVVRQEVNVGLINDNSAIVEQGVQPKDRIFLSIPRDTSDLPLHRLKAAQPRSEDARSASADGSGSGGTGALFVNSPLPPPGGSR
- a CDS encoding winged helix-turn-helix domain-containing protein, which produces MRHDSLDASLPGQRFKVGDWTVEPLLNQVTRNGEKHRLEPKVMDVLCLLASKVGETVTKEEFMDVVWADTVVTPDVLSRCISELRKTLGDDSRNPRYVETIRKTGYRLIAPVEPLPSDASDATSSFRTEESGVEEPDTPTDTARRTISSISRPLASSDSILTSPHTWVVLVLVLIAAGVIAWRVLLPAPPAGPPPQPTPLTSFPGQELYPALSADGERTIFAWNRDDEPTALFLRQAGAETPLQLTNGPLDWSPAWSPNRRFLAFAREESGRNGVFVVPSIGGSARQIADLGVREIDRVAWSPDTSANHLVISAQIGPFRPYALFLAPLDRDTLVQLTSPPAQSLGDRHPAFSPDGKRVAFTRSLSTQTQDTYLLSLSDTTISRVTQDSSVITGLDWLTTDELVIASRRGGSSALWRVPLDGDDPAWLTDAGEGVDILHPSIARDVGQIAYARQMLHTNIWSLRGTSAEALISSTQWDSHPDISPDDEHVAFVSQRSGSPQVWTVAADGESPSQLTSMRSTAISTPRWSPSGEKICFVARENGRSSLFLVDAEGGPVTRLTSAETVDRMPHWGQDGRHIYFSSARKGAWSVWRIRVEDGTIQRVTPFPALAAQEHPDGSSLYVVRPDTLGIWRYPLRETVVDTASSDSLAVPSSILDTSAAPIRVVPDFSPREYANWRATNVGVVALDRSRDQITVRRYPPGGGEGIVLHVLGHVPEHPALAVSPDARWVLLSRHDQRESDIVYLDMDSDE
- a CDS encoding fasciclin domain-containing protein, yielding MPAHSALQSRLTLFTASLIATIVAALVLLPVMAHAQNEDEPRKDRSNQATSDARMQDAAQSGTKPLLETLEEKQSYSTFVDAMKSTGLANALSSGGPYTIFAPTNQAFQSLDTDLSSLSDQELVTILRRHIVVGNVPSGKLNGQSTLRVTTGDQLAIGENGATVGDARIETPDIKATNGVAHGIDKVLMPAANEGGEQVRRPSEKPPMDKPEKPEEDTSTAGTPPMMSDLRMPAVRIDTTEKDTTEKDTTDTTDAVIGSIAVDRQSLADAGLMR